A single genomic interval of Devosia oryziradicis harbors:
- a CDS encoding LLM class flavin-dependent oxidoreductase: protein MELGLYSFAENTADPLNGDRLQSPSERLKDLLEEIELADQLGLAFYGLGEHHRPDFVASAPVTILAAAAARTRNIRLSTAVTVLSSDDPIRVWQQFATLDLLSNGRAEIMAGRGSFIESFPLFGLDLNDYATLFEEKLELLLKIRDGGKVSWAGGAHTKPIPGIEIYPKPAQDPLPIWIAVGGTPNSVARAAYYGLPLMIAIIGGQPRQFAPLVQFYRETADKVGRDPKSLPVGISSHGFIAADSQDARDIAFPAHSAAMSRIGKERGWPPTTRAQFDAGATPQGAYFMGSPQEVIDKILMQHEWFKHDRFGLQLSVGTLPHDKVMKAIELYGTVVKPAVDKALGA, encoded by the coding sequence ATGGAACTCGGACTTTATTCCTTTGCCGAAAACACGGCCGACCCGCTGAACGGCGACCGGCTGCAAAGCCCGTCGGAACGTCTAAAGGATCTGCTCGAGGAGATCGAATTGGCCGATCAGCTCGGCCTGGCCTTTTATGGCCTGGGTGAGCATCACCGTCCCGATTTCGTCGCCTCGGCACCCGTCACCATTCTTGCCGCAGCCGCGGCGCGGACCAGGAACATCCGCCTTTCCACAGCGGTGACGGTGCTGAGTTCTGACGATCCCATCCGCGTCTGGCAGCAGTTTGCCACGCTCGACCTGCTGAGCAATGGCCGGGCCGAGATCATGGCCGGGCGCGGTTCGTTCATTGAAAGCTTCCCCCTCTTCGGGCTTGATCTCAACGACTACGCCACCCTGTTCGAGGAAAAGCTCGAACTGCTGCTCAAAATCCGCGATGGCGGCAAGGTGAGTTGGGCCGGCGGTGCCCACACCAAGCCCATTCCCGGCATCGAGATCTATCCCAAGCCGGCGCAGGATCCCCTGCCCATATGGATCGCCGTGGGTGGCACGCCCAATTCGGTGGCCCGCGCTGCCTATTATGGCCTGCCGCTGATGATCGCCATCATCGGGGGGCAGCCCAGGCAATTCGCCCCGCTGGTGCAGTTCTACCGCGAGACCGCCGACAAGGTCGGTCGCGATCCCAAGTCGTTGCCCGTCGGCATCAGCTCGCACGGTTTTATCGCCGCCGACAGCCAGGATGCCCGCGACATCGCCTTCCCTGCCCATAGCGCGGCCATGAGCCGCATCGGCAAGGAGCGCGGCTGGCCGCCGACTACCCGCGCCCAGTTCGACGCCGGCGCCACTCCACAGGGTGCCTATTTCATGGGGTCGCCGCAGGAGGTCATCGACAAGATCCTGATGCAGCACGAATGGTTCAAACACGACCGCTTCGGCCTGCAGCTCAGCGTCGGTACCTTGCCGCATGACAAGGTGATGAAGGCCATCGAGCTCTACGGGACCGTCGTGAAGCCGGCAGTGGACAAGGCGCTGGGCGCCTAA
- a CDS encoding tellurite resistance TerB family protein, with amino-acid sequence MFNIDQIVKALQTDPNTQRTAMTGAAGLAAGMLLSGGGLGKLAGNAVKIGAVAAVGGLAYNAWQNYQRNQQGTVPTTGEDAFIPAASDSRGQEELGKSLVRAMIAAAKADGRIDADEKEAIFGKLETMNLSSEEKAWVFDELSSPLDINAVAARADTPEHATEIYAASLVAITADTASERAYLDALAGKLRLAPALVAEIHKAAGERAPEPAPAPAAPFAYTPSGNNV; translated from the coding sequence ATGTTCAACATCGACCAGATCGTCAAGGCCCTCCAGACGGACCCCAATACCCAGCGCACCGCCATGACGGGCGCGGCCGGGCTTGCCGCCGGCATGCTGCTCAGCGGGGGCGGCTTGGGAAAACTTGCAGGCAACGCCGTCAAGATTGGCGCTGTCGCTGCCGTTGGCGGGCTGGCCTATAACGCATGGCAAAACTACCAGCGCAACCAGCAGGGTACTGTCCCCACGACCGGCGAAGACGCGTTCATTCCGGCCGCCAGCGATAGCCGCGGCCAGGAAGAGCTCGGCAAGTCGCTGGTGCGCGCCATGATCGCGGCGGCAAAGGCAGATGGTCGGATCGATGCCGATGAGAAGGAAGCCATTTTCGGCAAGCTCGAAACGATGAACCTGTCGTCCGAGGAAAAGGCCTGGGTGTTCGACGAGCTTTCAAGTCCGCTCGACATCAATGCCGTCGCTGCACGCGCCGACACCCCCGAGCACGCGACCGAAATCTACGCGGCTTCGCTGGTTGCCATCACGGCCGATACCGCATCGGAACGAGCCTATCTCGACGCCCTTGCCGGAAAGCTCCGTCTCGCACCCGCACTGGTTGCTGAGATCCACAAGGCCGCCGGCGAACGTGCTCCCGAACCGGCTCCGGCCCCTGCCGCACCCTTCGCCTATACGCCGTCGGGAAACAACGTCTGA
- a CDS encoding TIGR00645 family protein: MKRLEVFVESVILASRWLLVAFYIGLGIALALYAVTFGFKLWDFASHMMGMDETETILKVLGLIDAALIASLVVMVIISGYENFVSRFDNKDDVHWRGQIDAGSLKIKVASTIVAISSIHLLQIFLNVPRYPDNQIMWFTLLHLTFIVSALFLAVIDRISKKPGKAKEPDL, encoded by the coding sequence ATGAAGCGTCTGGAAGTCTTCGTCGAAAGCGTCATCTTGGCATCGCGCTGGTTGCTGGTCGCCTTCTATATCGGCCTGGGCATTGCGCTGGCGCTCTATGCTGTCACCTTCGGTTTCAAGCTTTGGGATTTTGCCAGCCACATGATGGGCATGGATGAGACCGAGACTATCCTCAAGGTTCTCGGACTGATCGACGCCGCGCTGATTGCCAGCCTCGTGGTGATGGTCATCATCTCCGGCTACGAGAACTTCGTATCCCGCTTCGACAACAAGGATGACGTGCACTGGCGGGGCCAGATCGATGCGGGCTCACTCAAGATCAAGGTCGCCTCCACCATCGTGGCGATTTCCTCAATTCATCTGCTGCAGATTTTCCTCAACGTGCCGCGATACCCTGACAATCAGATCATGTGGTTTACCCTGCTGCATCTGACCTTCATCGTCTCGGCGCTGTTTCTGGCCGTGATCGACCGGATTTCCAAGAAGCCGGGGAAGGCTAAAGAGCCGGATTTGTGA